One window of the Candidatus Zixiibacteriota bacterium genome contains the following:
- a CDS encoding YfhO family protein, producing the protein MTWSLEPLSLVNLLISDKEPDPSAPSGLKLFFARGTPFFVSYYMGAAAICGVWFWLLLDSWRPKLPLAVLIGVTLVLALGSHTPLYPFLYTHLWFLGALRFPEKFFYITQLLLLYAALKGFVLFLDRDEPGSRRKGLAVAALSVACMATYVYFRFHSEIVARGVSARAGVAPGSGIQSEITAAVLAGIERQTVLIVGVLLLFWLASKNVIRRLLFGALLAAVAFVDLAWTHRGLLFPLDPGFLSNGFRILPRPDPSLNRLFYYPAPHNLHPSRFVVHGRRSFEETTALFSRYLLPNEGILHGFDYFQEIDALARWPYSEFLAFANPLDASTQTRLLRSFNVRYVVAFQPLTAGGLVLLARFPGDHAWLYEIQEPVPRAYVVGHSVAESRARRVLERLASPGFDPRAEVILNAEAPLGERRAAAASARIVSYGSRSVTVQASLDGAGILVLADSYYPGWKAYVDGKEAEIYRANLFFRAVPLGAGEHVVEFKYEPRSFRLGLIVSMTTLLVLAAISLGVWRRNRRRALDAAAHGTG; encoded by the coding sequence ATGACCTGGTCCCTGGAGCCGCTGAGTCTAGTAAACCTTCTGATTTCCGACAAGGAGCCCGACCCGAGTGCGCCGAGCGGGTTGAAGCTTTTTTTTGCGCGGGGAACCCCGTTCTTCGTGAGTTACTACATGGGCGCAGCGGCGATCTGCGGCGTCTGGTTCTGGCTGCTCCTCGATTCGTGGCGCCCTAAGCTGCCTCTTGCGGTCCTGATCGGCGTTACCTTAGTGCTTGCGCTGGGAAGTCATACCCCGCTTTACCCATTCCTCTATACGCATCTCTGGTTCCTCGGGGCGCTGCGCTTTCCGGAGAAGTTTTTCTATATCACGCAACTGCTCCTGCTGTACGCCGCACTGAAAGGCTTTGTTTTGTTTCTCGATCGCGACGAGCCGGGTTCGAGGAGGAAAGGACTCGCGGTGGCGGCGTTGAGCGTTGCGTGTATGGCGACGTACGTCTATTTTCGCTTCCATTCGGAAATCGTCGCACGAGGCGTTTCGGCCAGAGCGGGCGTTGCACCGGGAAGCGGAATACAATCGGAAATCACCGCCGCTGTACTCGCCGGTATAGAGCGACAGACGGTGCTGATCGTCGGCGTATTACTCTTGTTTTGGTTGGCGAGCAAGAACGTGATCCGACGGTTGCTGTTCGGCGCTCTTCTCGCGGCAGTCGCTTTCGTCGATCTCGCGTGGACTCACCGCGGCCTTCTCTTTCCGCTGGATCCCGGCTTTCTCAGCAACGGCTTCCGTATTCTGCCGCGACCCGACCCGAGCTTAAACCGCCTTTTCTATTATCCGGCTCCTCATAACCTCCACCCCAGCCGGTTTGTGGTGCATGGACGCCGTTCCTTCGAGGAGACCACGGCGTTGTTCTCACGCTATCTCTTGCCGAATGAGGGCATCCTTCACGGTTTCGATTATTTTCAGGAGATCGACGCATTGGCACGCTGGCCCTACTCGGAGTTTCTCGCTTTCGCCAATCCGCTGGACGCTTCGACTCAAACAAGACTGCTGCGCAGCTTCAATGTCAGGTACGTTGTCGCCTTCCAGCCCCTCACCGCCGGTGGGCTTGTCCTTTTAGCGCGCTTCCCGGGGGACCACGCCTGGCTCTACGAGATCCAGGAGCCGGTCCCGCGCGCCTACGTGGTCGGCCATAGCGTCGCCGAGTCGCGCGCCAGGCGCGTCCTGGAGCGGCTCGCCTCCCCCGGCTTCGATCCCCGGGCCGAGGTGATCCTGAACGCCGAGGCTCCGCTCGGCGAACGGCGGGCGGCCGCCGCGAGCGCCAGGATCGTGAGCTACGGGAGCCGCTCCGTCACCGTCCAGGCCTCGCTCGACGGCGCGGGAATCCTGGTGCTTGCGGATTCCTACTACCCCGGGTGGAAAGCGTACGTCGACGGAAAGGAAGCCGAAATCTATCGCGCCAACCTCTTCTTTCGCGCCGTCCCGCTGGGCGCGGGCGAGCACGTGGTGGAGTTCAAATACGAGCCCCGATCGTTCAGGCTCGGGCTGATCGTCTCCATGACGACGCTCCTCGTCCTCGCCGCGATTTCCCTTGGCGTGTGGCGGCGAAACAGAAGGCGGGCGCTCGACGCGGCCGCGCACGGCACGGGGTGA
- a CDS encoding prepilin-type N-terminal cleavage/methylation domain-containing protein, giving the protein MKKTPLQSQSGFTLIELLVVVAIIGILAAIAIPQFSEYRKRGYEAQVKADLRNAATAEEAYFTQNFTYRSGTLSSSNPSGFNKSTDVNIGATVGTNTFLLSASHNNCGTTTWTFESNTGQITGGPCP; this is encoded by the coding sequence ATGAAGAAAACACCATTACAGAGTCAGTCGGGGTTCACGTTGATCGAACTCCTGGTGGTCGTTGCAATTATCGGAATTCTCGCGGCGATCGCGATTCCGCAGTTCTCGGAGTATCGCAAGCGCGGCTACGAAGCGCAGGTCAAGGCGGACCTGAGGAACGCCGCGACGGCCGAGGAAGCGTATTTCACCCAGAACTTCACGTACCGAAGCGGCACCCTTAGCAGTAGTAACCCATCAGGCTTTAACAAGAGCACTGACGTCAATATCGGCGCCACCGTCGGTACGAATACCTTCTTGCTGTCCGCTTCCCACAACAATTGCGGTACCACTACGTGGACTTTCGAGAGCAACACGGGACAGATTACAGGAGGACCTTGCCCGTAA
- a CDS encoding sigma 54-interacting transcriptional regulator: MIDERKDLTEKMRWLLFLRVVIVSFFLGATALFHFFNQQSDLRFLYTLSVPLILAYAISVISALALPRIKDLRFFAHLQVDFDVLLITGIIWITGDFASPFPFLYNLAVMNGAILLFYRGAFFTAIFSSLCYVALLSWAYTLHRGAGVPASWAAVMPHVFNAGSFFAIAGLGGFLAKKLAETEKALKAKQLDYQELDALKQALLQGVGSGIAITDVGGRVNYFNVQAQNLTGLAEETVRGKRLDEIFPGLSYRFDGSKSGPRVVADEISFATAQGAQKQLRLTLAPLSDAGQQLIGYLSIFDDITKQKEMEEKLRLEEELRKAKEQEARGPGEFHFEGVIGRSPGIEKINQLVQKVASSSTNVLIIGESGTGKELVARAIHLNGPRKNKPFVAVNCGAIPENLIESELFGHVRGAFTGAVADHPGLFKQADQGTIFLDEVGELPLHLQVKLLRVLQDRTFTPVGGNKPVKVDVRVISATNKDLRREMEEGRFREDLFYRLNVVQITMPPLRNRKEDIPALVHYFFRKFTELQQKKIEEISSGALMHLVNYSYPGNVRELENIMEHAVAVATSAALTEDDLPAHVKGTPIAEEAELFEKTAPGGADLFFSKGLSLDAELETHEKCILLGALKRANGVQKRAAEILGINYRSLRHRLEKYGMLNTKGHGHGETEEPQ, encoded by the coding sequence GTGATTGACGAGCGCAAGGATTTGACCGAAAAGATGCGATGGCTGCTCTTTCTCCGAGTGGTCATCGTCTCTTTTTTTCTCGGCGCCACGGCGCTGTTCCATTTCTTCAACCAGCAAAGCGATCTCCGGTTTCTCTACACGCTCTCGGTTCCGCTGATCCTCGCGTACGCGATTTCCGTGATCTCGGCCCTCGCCCTGCCGCGGATCAAGGATCTGCGCTTCTTCGCCCACCTGCAGGTCGATTTCGACGTCCTGCTCATCACCGGCATCATCTGGATCACGGGGGATTTCGCGAGCCCGTTTCCGTTCCTCTACAACCTGGCGGTCATGAACGGCGCCATCCTGCTCTTTTACCGCGGGGCGTTTTTCACGGCGATCTTCTCGAGCCTCTGTTACGTGGCGCTGCTCAGCTGGGCCTACACGTTGCACCGCGGCGCAGGCGTGCCCGCCTCGTGGGCCGCGGTGATGCCTCACGTCTTCAACGCGGGAAGTTTCTTCGCGATCGCGGGCCTCGGCGGGTTTTTGGCGAAGAAGCTCGCCGAGACGGAAAAGGCGCTCAAGGCGAAGCAGCTCGATTATCAGGAGCTCGACGCGTTGAAGCAGGCGCTGCTCCAGGGAGTCGGCAGCGGAATCGCCATCACGGACGTTGGCGGTCGCGTCAACTATTTCAACGTGCAAGCGCAGAACCTGACCGGACTGGCCGAGGAAACGGTCCGTGGAAAGCGACTCGACGAGATTTTCCCCGGACTCTCGTATCGCTTCGACGGATCGAAGAGCGGGCCACGCGTGGTCGCCGACGAGATCTCGTTCGCGACGGCGCAGGGGGCGCAGAAGCAGCTGCGCCTGACGCTCGCTCCCCTCAGCGACGCCGGGCAGCAGTTGATCGGCTATCTTTCGATCTTCGACGACATCACCAAACAGAAAGAAATGGAGGAGAAGCTCCGGCTCGAAGAGGAGCTGCGCAAGGCGAAGGAGCAGGAGGCCCGGGGACCGGGCGAGTTCCACTTCGAAGGAGTGATCGGCAGGAGCCCCGGAATCGAAAAGATCAACCAGCTGGTGCAAAAGGTCGCTTCGAGCAGCACTAACGTCCTGATCATCGGGGAAAGCGGCACCGGCAAGGAGCTCGTCGCGCGCGCCATCCACCTCAACGGGCCGCGGAAGAACAAGCCGTTCGTCGCCGTCAACTGCGGCGCGATTCCCGAGAATCTGATCGAGAGCGAGCTCTTCGGCCATGTCCGAGGGGCGTTCACCGGGGCGGTTGCCGATCATCCCGGTCTGTTCAAGCAGGCAGATCAGGGAACGATTTTTCTCGACGAGGTGGGCGAGCTGCCGCTTCATCTCCAGGTCAAGCTACTGCGTGTGCTCCAGGACAGGACCTTCACGCCGGTGGGGGGTAACAAGCCGGTCAAGGTCGACGTCCGCGTGATCTCGGCGACCAACAAGGACCTGAGAAGGGAGATGGAGGAGGGGCGTTTTCGCGAGGATCTTTTCTATCGGCTGAACGTCGTGCAGATCACGATGCCTCCGCTTCGAAACCGCAAGGAGGACATCCCGGCGCTCGTGCACTATTTCTTCCGCAAGTTCACCGAGCTGCAGCAGAAGAAGATCGAGGAGATCTCGAGCGGCGCGCTGATGCATCTGGTGAATTATTCCTACCCGGGAAACGTGCGCGAGCTGGAGAACATCATGGAGCATGCGGTCGCGGTCGCGACCTCTGCGGCGCTCACGGAGGACGACCTTCCCGCGCACGTCAAGGGAACCCCGATTGCCGAAGAAGCGGAGCTTTTCGAGAAAACCGCGCCCGGCGGCGCCGATCTTTTCTTCAGCAAGGGGCTTTCTCTCGACGCTGAGCTCGAAACCCACGAAAAATGCATCCTTTTGGGCGCCCTCAAACGGGCCAACGGGGTGCAGAAGCGCGCTGCCGAGATTCTGGGCATCAATTATCGATCCCTCCGCCACCGCCTGGAGAAATACGGCATGCTCAATACCAAGGGGCACGGTCACGGCGAAACCGAAGAGCCGCAGTAA
- a CDS encoding type II secretion system F family protein, translated as MPIYVWEGKTAQGKTMRGELEAPSVDAVFQLLRDRRIRPLPNRIREKGTGLSREIRIPGLGEKVKPRDVSLFTRQFATMIDAGLPIVQCLDILAEQSENKVLRNTVRTIRQDVESGSTLGEALKKHPKIFDDLYTSMVEAGEAGGVLNTILNRVAMFIEKATKLRKKVKGAMIYPCTIVVVAAIVVAILLIFVIPVFSELYGSMGKALPVPTQVTINLSNWFVKSWYYVLGAVVAVIAAVRMYYRTEHGRMTIDRLLLRLPIFGDLLRKVAVARFSQNMSLLLSSGVPILDGLAITAKTAGNKVVEKAILDSRVSISQGKTVAEPLRESRIFPPMVCQMVAVGESTGGLDAMLKKVADLYEEEVDDAVNNLTALMEPLIMVVLGVILGGLVISMYLPIFQLGSLV; from the coding sequence ATGCCGATCTACGTGTGGGAAGGGAAAACCGCTCAAGGGAAAACCATGAGGGGGGAGCTTGAAGCGCCGAGCGTGGATGCGGTCTTTCAACTGCTGCGCGACCGGCGCATACGGCCGCTTCCGAACCGCATCCGCGAGAAAGGGACCGGCCTCAGCAGAGAAATTCGGATCCCCGGGCTCGGGGAGAAGGTCAAACCCCGGGATGTCTCGCTGTTCACCCGGCAGTTCGCGACGATGATCGACGCCGGGCTGCCGATCGTTCAGTGTCTCGACATCCTCGCGGAGCAGTCGGAGAACAAGGTGCTGCGCAACACCGTGCGGACGATCCGGCAGGACGTCGAAAGCGGATCGACGCTCGGCGAGGCGCTGAAAAAGCATCCGAAGATCTTCGATGACCTCTACACCAGCATGGTCGAGGCGGGCGAAGCGGGCGGTGTGCTCAACACGATCCTCAACCGCGTGGCGATGTTCATCGAGAAGGCGACCAAGCTCAGGAAAAAGGTCAAGGGGGCGATGATCTACCCGTGCACGATCGTGGTGGTCGCGGCGATCGTCGTGGCGATCCTGCTGATCTTCGTCATTCCGGTTTTTTCCGAGCTCTATGGCAGCATGGGAAAAGCGCTGCCGGTTCCGACCCAGGTCACGATCAACCTCAGCAACTGGTTCGTGAAGTCGTGGTACTACGTGCTCGGTGCCGTCGTCGCCGTGATCGCGGCGGTCCGGATGTACTACCGGACCGAGCACGGCCGGATGACGATCGATCGCCTGTTGCTGCGCCTGCCGATCTTCGGCGATCTGCTGCGCAAGGTCGCCGTCGCCCGGTTCTCGCAGAACATGTCGCTGCTCTTGAGCTCCGGAGTTCCGATCCTGGACGGTCTGGCGATCACTGCCAAGACCGCGGGGAACAAGGTCGTCGAGAAGGCGATCCTCGACAGCCGGGTAAGCATCAGCCAGGGAAAAACCGTGGCCGAGCCGCTGCGCGAGAGCAGGATCTTCCCGCCGATGGTTTGCCAGATGGTGGCGGTAGGCGAGAGCACCGGCGGCCTCGACGCCATGCTCAAGAAGGTCGCGGATCTCTACGAGGAGGAAGTGGACGACGCGGTGAACAACCTCACCGCGTTGATGGAACCGCTGATCATGGTGGTTTTAGGGGTGATTCTGGGAGGTCTGGTGATTTCGATGTACTTGCCCATCTTCCAGTTGGGGTCGCTGGTTTAG
- the pilB gene encoding type IV-A pilus assembly ATPase PilB, which translates to MEARVAELLVRGGVVSREQLQKAQEKERENGSSVMRELVRLGFVTEEALTDFLARQFGIEKVDPVPSEIDDSVFNLVPPQLVQKHQLIPLKLIGSTLTIAMSDPTDLVAINEVKFITGYGVRVALASPSAIKKALDHKFGGVSYDEVLKKFGDSDMEVIHEQDDVNLQELQQATMEAPVVTLVNAILADAAKRRASDIHIEPYEKVFRVRFRVDGVLQEIMSPPLRLKNPLVSRLKVMAGLDIAERRLTQDGRIKLKMGNSGELDIRVSVLPTLFGEKVVMRLLDKSNLQLDMTKLGFDPPTLEAFKEAIHKPYGMILITGPTGSGKSTTLYSALSELNKPEVNISTAEDPVEYNLVGINQVQVREQIGLTFAACLRSFLRQDPDIIMVGEIRDLETAQIAVKAALTGHLVLSTLHTNDAPSTLDRLVNMGVEPFLLTSSVNLVAAQRLVRRICENCKERVEVSPEVLVGLGVDPAEAHGDFEAHRGRGCANCNGTGYRGRLAIYEVMVMEEPLKELVLRGASAIELKREAVKLGMSTLRMSALKKVREGLTTVEETIRVTDSDKGFGSVFSLGF; encoded by the coding sequence ATGGAAGCACGCGTCGCAGAGCTGTTGGTGCGCGGGGGGGTCGTCTCCCGCGAGCAGCTCCAAAAAGCCCAGGAAAAGGAACGGGAAAACGGCTCCAGCGTGATGCGCGAGCTGGTGCGGCTGGGCTTCGTCACCGAGGAGGCGCTCACCGATTTCCTCGCCAGGCAGTTCGGTATCGAAAAGGTCGATCCGGTTCCCTCGGAGATCGACGATTCCGTCTTCAACCTCGTCCCTCCACAGCTTGTCCAGAAGCACCAGCTGATTCCGCTCAAGCTCATCGGCTCCACCCTCACCATCGCCATGTCCGACCCGACGGACCTGGTCGCCATCAACGAGGTCAAGTTCATAACCGGCTACGGCGTGCGCGTCGCGCTGGCGTCGCCTTCGGCGATCAAGAAAGCGCTCGACCACAAGTTCGGCGGGGTGAGCTACGACGAGGTGCTGAAAAAATTCGGCGACAGCGACATGGAGGTCATCCACGAACAGGACGACGTGAACCTCCAGGAGCTGCAACAGGCCACCATGGAAGCGCCCGTGGTGACCCTGGTCAACGCGATCCTGGCGGATGCGGCCAAGCGACGCGCCAGCGACATTCACATCGAACCGTACGAGAAGGTGTTCCGGGTCCGTTTTCGGGTGGACGGCGTGCTGCAGGAGATCATGAGCCCGCCGCTGCGGCTCAAGAACCCGCTGGTTTCCCGCCTCAAGGTGATGGCCGGGCTGGACATCGCAGAGCGGCGCCTGACGCAGGACGGCCGGATCAAGCTGAAGATGGGCAACAGCGGCGAGCTGGACATCCGCGTCTCGGTGCTGCCCACGCTGTTCGGCGAAAAGGTCGTCATGCGGCTGCTCGACAAGTCGAATCTTCAGCTCGACATGACCAAGCTCGGCTTCGATCCGCCGACGCTGGAAGCGTTCAAGGAGGCGATTCACAAGCCCTACGGGATGATCCTCATCACCGGCCCGACGGGAAGCGGCAAGTCGACGACGCTCTATTCCGCGCTTTCCGAGCTGAACAAGCCCGAGGTCAACATCTCGACCGCCGAGGATCCGGTCGAGTACAACCTCGTGGGGATCAATCAGGTCCAGGTGCGCGAGCAGATCGGGCTCACGTTCGCGGCCTGCTTGCGCTCCTTCCTCCGCCAGGATCCCGACATCATCATGGTCGGCGAAATCCGCGATCTCGAAACCGCACAGATCGCCGTCAAGGCTGCTCTGACCGGCCATCTGGTCCTGAGCACGCTGCACACCAACGACGCCCCGTCTACCCTCGACCGGCTCGTGAACATGGGGGTGGAGCCGTTCCTGCTGACCTCGTCGGTGAACCTGGTGGCCGCCCAGCGCCTCGTGCGCCGGATTTGCGAGAATTGCAAGGAGCGCGTGGAGGTGAGCCCGGAGGTCCTGGTGGGCCTCGGCGTGGACCCTGCGGAGGCTCACGGCGATTTCGAGGCGCATCGCGGGAGGGGCTGCGCCAACTGCAACGGCACCGGGTACCGGGGCCGGCTGGCGATCTACGAGGTGATGGTGATGGAGGAGCCGTTGAAGGAGCTGGTGCTGCGCGGTGCCTCCGCGATCGAGCTCAAGCGCGAGGCGGTCAAGCTGGGCATGAGCACGTTGCGCATGAGCGCGCTCAAGAAGGTCCGCGAGGGCTTGACCACGGTCGAGGAAACGATCCGCGTGACCGACAGCGACAAGGGATTCGGTTCGGTTTTCTCCCTGGGTTTCTGA
- the ppdK gene encoding pyruvate, phosphate dikinase — translation MSKRAKYVYFFGNGRAEGKEAMRALLGGKGAGLHEMTRIGVPVPPGFTITTEVCAYYYAHGKRYPKGLESATMAALRRVEEIMGRRFGDSANPLLVSVRSGARESMPGMMDTVLNLGLNDRTVEGLIARTRNPRFAYDSYRRFVQMYADVVLGLRPRDKLERDPFEETLAQQKRARGVQLDTELSAEDLREVVARYKETVKERTGHPFPEDPYEQLWGAIGAVFGSWNNDRAVAYRELYHIPHTWGTAVNVQAMVFGNLGDSCATGVAFTRNPSTGDRGIYGEFLVNAQGEDVVAGIRTPRPIADLKIVMPKAYAELERVCKILERHYKEMQDVEFTIENNKLWMLQTRAGKRTGFAAVRIAVDMVEEGIIDRNEALLRIEPDHLNQLLRPVFDNRDKERAAAEKRVLAKGLPAGPGAATGRIVFHAEDAVEWKRRGERVILCRIETSPDDIRGMDAAQGILTARGGMTSHAALVARQMGKVCVAGCEALQIDYAGRTMSVDGAVLKEGDWISIDGSTGEVIRGEVRTLPSEVLQVLTGGSKEARKSRVYQQYARLMRWADAVRKLGVRTNTDQPDQARIAKAFGAEGIGLCRTEHMFFQGDRIQAVREMILAEDESGRRRALAKLLPMQREDFKAILEIMGRLPVTIRTLDPPLHEFLPNKPEEIVDLARVMGVAVETLSHKVKVLQEFNPMLGHRGCRLGISYPEITEMQARAIFEAACELRKQGRNPFPEVMIPLVASRQELAAQKSIVERVAAETMKAYGVKVRYLIGTMIELPRACLLADEIAREAEFFSFGTNDLTQTCLGLSRDDAGKFLPTYVLDGILPEDPFVSIDQEGVGELMRIAVEKGRKARKSLEIGICGEHGGDPKSVVFCHEIGLDYVSCSPYRVPIAKLAAAQAALRKRS, via the coding sequence ATGTCCAAGCGAGCCAAATACGTGTACTTCTTCGGGAACGGTCGGGCCGAGGGAAAAGAGGCGATGCGGGCCCTGCTCGGCGGGAAGGGGGCGGGCCTGCACGAAATGACGCGCATCGGGGTTCCGGTCCCTCCGGGGTTCACGATCACCACCGAGGTGTGCGCGTATTACTACGCGCACGGGAAGCGGTACCCGAAAGGTCTCGAATCGGCGACCATGGCGGCCCTCCGCAGGGTCGAGGAGATCATGGGCCGCCGTTTCGGCGACAGCGCGAACCCGTTGCTCGTTTCCGTTCGCTCCGGCGCGCGGGAATCGATGCCGGGCATGATGGACACGGTGCTCAATCTGGGGCTCAACGACCGCACCGTCGAGGGTCTGATCGCGCGCACGCGCAACCCGCGCTTCGCCTACGACTCCTACCGGCGCTTCGTGCAGATGTACGCGGACGTGGTTTTGGGCCTGCGCCCGCGGGACAAGCTGGAACGGGATCCCTTCGAGGAAACTCTGGCGCAGCAAAAACGAGCGCGAGGGGTGCAGCTGGATACGGAGCTCAGCGCCGAAGATCTCCGGGAGGTCGTCGCCCGGTACAAGGAGACGGTCAAAGAGCGCACGGGGCATCCGTTTCCCGAGGATCCGTACGAGCAACTGTGGGGCGCAATCGGTGCGGTCTTCGGGTCGTGGAACAACGACCGCGCCGTCGCTTACCGCGAGTTGTACCACATCCCGCACACCTGGGGCACCGCCGTCAACGTCCAGGCCATGGTTTTCGGCAATTTGGGCGACTCCTGCGCTACGGGAGTCGCTTTCACCCGCAACCCCTCCACCGGAGACCGAGGAATCTACGGAGAATTTCTGGTCAACGCCCAGGGAGAGGACGTCGTCGCTGGGATTCGCACCCCGCGGCCGATCGCGGATCTGAAGATCGTGATGCCGAAGGCGTACGCCGAGCTCGAGAGGGTCTGCAAAATTCTCGAGCGGCACTACAAGGAGATGCAGGACGTCGAGTTCACCATCGAGAACAACAAGCTCTGGATGCTGCAGACGCGGGCGGGGAAGCGCACGGGCTTTGCGGCCGTGCGGATCGCGGTGGACATGGTCGAGGAGGGCATCATCGACCGGAACGAGGCGCTGCTGCGCATCGAGCCCGACCACCTCAATCAGCTGTTGCGGCCGGTTTTCGATAATCGGGATAAGGAGCGCGCCGCGGCGGAAAAGCGCGTGCTCGCCAAGGGTTTGCCCGCAGGGCCGGGAGCCGCGACCGGCCGGATCGTCTTCCATGCCGAAGATGCGGTGGAATGGAAACGCAGAGGCGAGCGAGTCATTCTCTGCCGGATCGAGACGAGCCCCGACGACATTCGCGGCATGGACGCGGCGCAAGGGATCCTGACGGCACGCGGCGGTATGACTTCTCACGCAGCTCTGGTGGCGCGCCAGATGGGGAAGGTGTGCGTCGCCGGATGCGAGGCGCTGCAGATCGACTATGCGGGGCGGACGATGTCCGTGGACGGCGCCGTTCTCAAGGAGGGCGACTGGATCTCGATCGACGGCAGCACGGGGGAGGTGATCCGGGGAGAGGTTCGCACGCTGCCCTCGGAGGTGTTGCAGGTTCTCACCGGGGGATCGAAGGAAGCCAGGAAATCGCGGGTCTACCAGCAGTACGCCCGGCTGATGCGCTGGGCGGACGCGGTCCGAAAGCTGGGAGTCAGGACCAATACCGACCAGCCCGATCAGGCCCGGATCGCCAAGGCGTTCGGGGCAGAGGGGATCGGACTGTGCCGCACGGAGCATATGTTTTTCCAGGGCGATCGGATTCAGGCCGTGCGCGAAATGATCCTCGCCGAGGATGAAAGCGGCCGCCGCAGGGCGCTCGCCAAGTTGCTGCCGATGCAGCGGGAGGACTTCAAGGCGATTCTGGAAATCATGGGCAGGCTGCCGGTCACGATTCGCACCCTGGACCCGCCGCTGCACGAGTTCCTCCCCAACAAGCCCGAGGAGATCGTAGACTTGGCGCGCGTGATGGGCGTTGCGGTGGAGACCCTCAGCCACAAGGTCAAGGTGCTCCAGGAATTCAACCCGATGCTCGGCCACCGCGGCTGCCGGCTCGGGATCTCGTACCCGGAAATCACCGAAATGCAGGCGCGCGCGATCTTCGAGGCGGCTTGCGAGCTCCGCAAGCAGGGGAGAAACCCCTTTCCCGAGGTGATGATTCCGCTGGTCGCTTCGCGCCAGGAGCTGGCGGCGCAGAAGAGCATCGTCGAGCGGGTTGCCGCCGAGACGATGAAGGCCTACGGCGTCAAGGTTCGCTACCTGATCGGTACGATGATCGAGCTGCCGCGCGCCTGTCTGCTCGCCGATGAAATCGCCCGCGAGGCCGAGTTCTTCTCCTTCGGGACCAACGATCTGACGCAGACCTGCCTGGGGCTATCGCGCGACGATGCCGGGAAGTTCCTGCCGACCTACGTGCTCGATGGTATTCTGCCCGAGGACCCTTTCGTGAGCATCGATCAGGAGGGGGTCGGCGAGCTGATGCGCATCGCGGTCGAGAAGGGACGAAAGGCCCGCAAGTCCCTGGAGATCGGCATCTGTGGCGAGCACGGCGGCGATCCCAAATCGGTCGTCTTCTGTCACGAGATCGGCCTCGACTACGTGAGCTGCTCCCCGTACCGCGTGCCGATCGCGAAGCTCGCCGCGGCGCAGGCGGCCCTGCGCAAGCGCTCCTAG